The window TTAATCCGTAAATATAACTGATCACAAACAATAATCAGCTTGCACTCTGCTGTTAATCATTATCAGTTACAGAGATGCAAGTCAAATAATCATAAATGGAATACTAAATATATCACACATTTACTTCATACACCAAATTTCTACTGTTTTATCAAATCATGAACAGATCTAAAATAGGAACCCCCATGATAATTGAACATCACACGCTTAGAAAAGTTAAACCAAATGAGAAAAGTAAAAACACAGCCACAAAATTAGGGGAGAAAAACAGAAACTATAGTTCAATTCAAGAATCCACCTGAAAAATTACCGAAGATTCCATCTTTCAACCATCATTTTAAATCCCAGAAACCCAACTTCACACTGGAAAGCTGAATTGGAACTAAGAAAATACAATGGTGAACCCCGAAAacaactaagaaaaaataattcgtACAATGGTGAACCccgaaaacaaaaagaaaaatcctagCTGCAAGAGGATTTTTAAAACAGTAACCCCAAGAAacagcataaaataaaattcatatatataaatttgaattcaagAAGACAAAAATCACCTGAAATGGTAAACACCAAGGCCATGTTTGACGGCACACTTGAATTCACCAACATAGCAACTCCCATCTGCACAAGTCTGCACTCCAACACCATGACTCTGCCCGTTAAACCATTCCCCAGCGTAAGAATCCCCTGTATAAAACCTATAAACTCCATAACCATGCCTTAAACCCTGTCTATATTGCCCTCTATATCTACTCCCTCTAGCCCAGCTCTCTATTCCATATCCATCATATCTTCCATCAATCCAATCACCTTCATATCTCCCATTcacaaagaaattataaaccCCACTCCCATTACACCTCCCTTTGTGAAACTCTCCTTCGTAAAAATCGCCATTgctataaaactcaattccttCTCTTATAATCCTCTTCTCTAATTTCTTGCCTTTACTATTGTTGCTAACATTTGGGTCTCCAATAAACCATTGGACTTGCTTTGATTTGGTTCTTGAAGTAGAAAAATTGAATCTTTTTGTACTCTGTTCCCATAATTGCTTGAAAACTATCAAATTCTGGTTGATTAAGTTCTTGTTCTTGCTTGCAAAGAAGAGAATTATAGCAACGAAAATCAAAGCCAATAAGAGATTCTCTGATGTGGatatttcttctcttctcaagtagaagaagaaaaagaaagaaagagaaaagagagtgaAAAAAATGAGCGAAACCAAAGTGAGTACTGGTGTGAACCGGGTTGAACCGGTTCTTCTTGGGGTTGAACCAGACCGATGCAGCTTTACTTTTTTCTGTTCGTCTAAACCATCTTCTAGTTTTTGGTGTTGGTGCTGCTGGGTTTTGATAACGTCCTCTTCGGCTACAGAAGTTAAGCTGTGAATGGATGATCGGATGGTGGGAGATGAACGGAGGAGTGAAGATTGAGTTCTTGTAAGCTTTGTTTGGCTGCTTTTTTGAGCGTCCATTTTCTTGTTTGGAGATCCGATCCAACACACTAACCCCCCCCGTCCGATGATTTTCTTACTGGGCCCTCCTGTACCGCGATATTCTTTTTAACGTTGTAATTTTCGCCGCCGGCGACATATCTCAGGCAGCGCACGTTAAGCAACGTTTAGCAGTATCAGAGAGCACACACaagtagaaaaaaatgatacaGAAAAGAACAGCAAGGCGTCTAGTTCTGAGAGTGGAAGAAAGAAGGAGCGAGTGGATTTTGTTGGATTTAAAAGAGAGATTTTGTAAAGATTTTGGACCGGGTATTTATGGTGTAATGGGAGAGGTAGgggatttaatttaatatggatCGTTAGATGTGGGATCCAACGGTTATATAGGGAGTTGGGTTTTAGCCGCTGGATTGAATCGAAAGGGGGTCCCGGTGTTGACGGGAAGGTATGATGCGTTCGTCGGATGTAAAATCGGCTCCTTTAATTCTTTACCGTGGCAGGCCGGCACGTGCCATCtcactttttcttattttcttttaaaagtacATGTTTTTCCATGTTTCGCGGTTTTATTGTATTATGATACCCCTTGATCCTTTCACCGCTGATGTGGCGATTttgttaaagagaaaaaaaaaagggtgggcCCATGTGGGTAATGGCGAGGATTTAGTTTGGACGGGGATGATGTGCTAGCCTTCTAGGACATATCGCCACCGTTGACGTGGCTGTCATGGAGGTGTTAAAGTCGTGGTCGCTGATTTGGACGACtggatatttttgtttttttaatttttgtttgctatGTTACTGGGGCCATTATCTGCACCGTCGATATATCTATGATGAAGTTCAACAGGGGGTGAATCAGTATCAGGACGGTCATGATTAGTTCAGAGGATATCACGTGAGGAAGGTCATAGGTTTCTTTGGAGCAATAATGAGAGGGGTGGTAGAGATAAGGATTGAAGAGGAGAGAGTAGAGAGTAGAGAGAGGTTGTTggattaattgatgaatttatcATTTAGTTGCGAAGCCCAATATCGTAGCCTTTTGTAGGAAATGCTATTTATGTGGTGGTTAGATTCTTTACTGATATTCTTAGGAGCAAGCGCACAAAATTCCCAGGGGCAAGATGGGAAGGGATCAAATATGACCATGCAATGCAAAAAAAAGCAAGCGGACGTGACTTCGGAAATTTCCCTCATCCGCTTTTACATGACTTGAAAATGTTGGTTGTAATTTTCTATGctgctttcatttcttttctttcttatatatatatatatatatgagggaAATTTCCGAAGTATATATATTGGTTTCTGAAACcatcccttttaatttttttcaggtccatgagaaaacaacaaaaaaaaatgttctagGATGAAGTAggagataataattttttgatgggCAACTTTCAGAGTTGGGTGTTAACAGTATGAATTGGTGTTCTCAGACTTACATAATACAGGGTTGAGAAATCTAGGGCTAATCGGTCTGATGTGAATGGCTTCATAAAGCAAGGataaaattattcaagattTTCATTGTGGTACAAAATTTTTCacttgataatatattaaaataatattttttatatattttttttaatttttaacatcattacttcaaaactataaaaaaatactaaaaaacattaatttaatatttttgttttcatgtccAATACACTCAAACGCATGTATAAATCCTAAACAACCTCTAATTAGACAACCTAAAGCTCTAGTAAGAGAGCAAAGATTATGTCAATGAATGTGATATATTGTaggaagattttaaaaaaaatatatttgtgtttcttatttatttaatatatttttatctaatttagaaaattaaatattatatttaataatttttactcCTCGTATttgtttaggatattttttattgtttttcctttattttcaagttttttagtttgtttaagacttttattgtttctcttttattttcaagttttttagttttttatgttaattttttgttttatttaaagatttgtAAAACTTTTAATGAGGCAGACTACTTGAAGACaaaatatttagtaataaaatttcaaattaggGTTTCTATATAATCCTTTGTTTagaaaattttgtgtttttcttgtattgtttgtgtttgtgttagATGGTAACAGAAGATAACATATTCAGGTAAAAAGGGATGTGGAGGTTCCCTATCAAGAAAGAAACATTCATGAGCTGATGATAAAAGACATGCATGTAGAGATAGACTGCGGAATTGAAAAGAGGTGTTCATGaagtgtttataaaaaatatatgaagacGAATTACAAATTTAACCTATTAGTGAGTAACACAATCAAAtaattgatgtcttctcccaagtatAGGAGtgtcaaattaataaataacccaACAAGACCAGGGTCGATCCATAAGGAGGTTAAGGATATAaaaccacaaataataatagaaacagAGTTAAAGAAATCTAAAAGATGTGATATTAATGTAAAGATTTAACAGAGATAAAGTAATTGTCAAGGATAAAAGATCtactaatgatattttaaataagtaTAATTTATTCTCTTTCTATTACTCAATTGGGAACCACACACTAAGAAAGTTCTCATagaataatttatcattaatgactcattttaagttattaacatgatcatattaattatttttaattaccttATTTAAATAACACCAACACTTATAAatattgtcaggtattcatggtaATAACTTATgtcaacaacaaattaagatcctttcatagcacaagtgttgATTCTTCGCGGTAGATTATAAAAGAATCAAGTATATGTTGTTTCAAGAATTGTACACCATGAATCCAAACTTACCATTTAACATGGAGAGTATTAAGATTGCTTAAGATAACAATTATAACACATGTTAATAGTAAactttcttgaatttaaatattaaagtccatgttgagtttgtactatatttatttttacaccattAATGTAACCTTTTCGCCttagaaaaattaaacttaactaaacataattaagaataacaacataaatagacaaaataataacatggatatgatataaattaacttAGTATAATAAGGAAAATGATAAGAATAAACAAAAGATCAATGagaatataaaatgaaataaaactgtAATATTATAGAAATGTAAATAAAGAAAGCATGAGCAtgaatcttgatctgaaaatcaagatgTCTAAGTGTATGGAAAATACcttatgatataaattaatttagtataataaagaaaatgataagaataaacaaaagattaatgagaatataaaataaaataaaactggaATATTACagaaatgtaaaaaaagaaagcatgagcatgaatcttgatctgaaaatcaagatgTCTAAGTGCACggaaaatacattattttataagctaaaatttagaactattgatatGGTGGCTAAGTATTAATTTGATAGCTAAGTATTGATTTGGTGTATggacaaaacatcattgataacatcataatCTAAACAGATGGTCTTTATAAAGCtatgttttatatttacatCATAAATGTCTTATGCTTATGTATTATATTTACATCTACATCAAGCCAAACCATACCCGAGTCCAAGGTTTATAGCTCTAGTTATAACCTAAAAACCAaatgttgttttagtttcaaTAGAACCAACATAACCAGAATTTCTTCTCTACGCCTAACCATCTCTTTGTCTCTTCACATAAActctaattttaataattaaacacatcaatcaatcctttaaattgtAAGATATGTCTATTTTACAAACCTGCATTTAAAATCaagtatttaccataaattaaagatatcttatattatcaaacttgttattataaaacgtgttaaagttagggaatttaatgatactttaaatgcaatataatgatataaaaccttaataaaaaatatatttttaagtacttATCACACCCTCTCAatcagcttattactagtccatAGTAATTAaagtgttaaaatagaaaaacaatttacaaaatttaaaatcaaggcattcatcattttactttaattgatcaattcaaataaacaaactctcattagaCTAATATTTTTGCTACATACCTCTTAATCAATAtactaatacatatttttttggtgctcaatatatcaacacatGGTTAtagggctttttttttaaataaaaagttggttctaatgttttttaaaggttAACTTCacaaataatgtaataattcaatTTGCAACCTACAATCATGCGtcaaaatgtgtgtgtgtgtgtgtgtgtgaaaagaATGGTTTATGAATACTTTATAAATAAgtagaattaagtgataacaatatGAGAGTTTGTAAACTTGAATAATTTGAAAAGATGTATATGATAAAATCTTGTTATGAATTTTTCAAACAAccattgtaaaatatttattatgataaGTCTCAAGAGTAATATCAAGAGTAGAGTTCATCCTTACTTTTGTATCTTAACAGTAACAGTtctgtcaaatggttttaataacatTAGGAAGAATTTTTTTCACAACTATGTCAATTATCGTCTCCCTACCAACCAAAGTAAGACATTGTCCTTAATGTTTAAAGTCAAAATGGTAGAGTATATAAGACATCATCTGAATTAGAAAATACTGAAAAACttgaaacacatttaaaaaaatataaccataacaaaataaaaaataatacaatatgggtaaaaccaaaaaaacaacctGGAAGTTTGTAGTTGATTAATCAATTGTTCAATAGTTGTAACAAGGATTATAATTCGTTATGTCGAAGATGTTATAAACCTCCATTCCATAGCATGActaagaaaagacaacaaattattataaaaataattaacatttaacaaacctatatATTCCTGGTGAATGTTCggttgagcaaaaaaaaaatctaaaatatctcTTCTAATATGCTCATACCACATAGCAAAGaaataaaagtgtgataatgtTAAAGTATTGTAACTATTTGTTCAGACATTGTCAAGacctttagtttctttttaactatttttccaatgatgttCTCATTGCTTATAACTTTTGGGATTAATGTTGATGCAGAACTTGGTAAACGAACAACTAAAAGGTCCCTTTCCTCGGATGTAAGGCCTAGCCTGAGATACTTCCGACTACCAAAAACTTGATTGCCTCTCAAGAATGTAGTTATTGACACACTCCATATTAACCCAAGGTTTTCTCCAGCACGTTAGCAATGTAGGTGCAACGACATTATTCTCAGTTTCAACTTTGATACAGTTAATATCTCTCAAAATGCAAAACAAGATAGTTGTAGAGATATTTCTTAGTGCTCCATAGCATTTTGAATCATCTCCATCAGATCTTGGATGAGAGAGTTATGCTCATATTACAAAGCAGTGTTGAGATTGTCTATAATCACCAAATTAGCTTTGTTTTGCCCTTAACGCCTCCATTTGCattctaaatcaaaatataaaaaaatttatacattttagcatcaaataagtataaaatattaaatattaaaggataaaaatatgaaatttttcaTTCTTATCAAACATACACAAGATGAAGGCAATAACAATTTCAACTTAAGGATGAGTTCTttcttacttaaaaaaattgatgtagaAGGATTTTTAGGAaaagttatttgttttcttagttatttttattttttactagtttgtttatgattttgtttttcttattatttctcCTCGGGTTTCCTAGTttgattaagttatttttttggtttatttaaatagttttaaacCTCTTAGttagaaaatctaattttagagaaaatatatagtaataaaatattgatttagagTTTCTATATGCTCCATTATGTTAAAAGTTTTGTGTTCATATGACTGTTGTCTTTCTTGTGTTGTTTTCATTTGCATTAGTAACTAATATAGGCAGAAGCACAACAAAGACAACAACGACAACAACAAccacaaaagacaaaaaaaaggctgaaataattttaaaacacaaaaaaccctaaaatcctgtttttatttttaaaatattaatttatgaagTCTACCTCTTTAGGAGGTTTACAAGTTTTTATATAGGCATGAAATCGACCTAACAAGGCAAGAAAAACTAGAATcctaaaacaaaagggaaagatagctaaaaaccataaaatccagaataattaaggaaaaataacaacattgaATTAAATATAATCTTCAAAGcctaatttaaagaaaattcatGACCAAACCTCTTTTAGGCCTAACAATTTTCTACTAGTTGATAAAAGTATATGTTAGACTACTCACATAGTCTGTTTGTGGCATATCCTCATCTAACTATGAGAAATCTCTATATAATAGCTAAAACCCTTTAATTTCTACAAGTCAAACTACATTATTCTCCCTGGGTTGGAAAGTACTCATCCTTGAGTTTTAGTCATCACGTTGTCGTTGACCACTTTTAAACCTCTAATATGGAAGCAGCTTAGATAAAGTAGGCTAAAAATCAATTCCTAAAGCACCTTTAATCTTGAAAGAACCACTACTGATCGTCAATGACTTGTTCCACAACAAACCTTTACTCACAAATTATTTGGGCTCTCATATTTCtcatctttctccttttctttctgctCATTATCCTCAAATCTAGATAAAAACAACATAGGTTTACCCTAGCTTTCAACAATTTTATGTTCCCTTCTAGGCGCCAATACTATACACTTCCTTTTTATACCAAAAGCATATGTATTACGCCTTTTATCATACAAGACACTCATGTTATATTTCCATGGTCTGTCTAATAATATATGACACACATTTATAGTCACACCTTCAcacaaaatattatcaaaatatattttgccTATAGGAAACGAAACAAGACAATGTTTGTCTATATCACACCAAACATTATCTCTTGCTTATAAATTGAAATaacataagaaagaaaaaaaaaacatttacataaaaaccctaatttaaaattttattactagATATTTTCTCTTCAAGTAGTGTGTTTCGATAAGATGTTtacaactttttaaataaacttaaaaactaacctaaacaactaaaaaactcgaaataaaaaaaaaaacaatataagtcATAAACAAACTaagaaacctaaaaataaaggaaaaataataagaaatcctaaacaaaataaaagaagtaaaattgttcaacataatattaaatttcctaaactaaatagaaaaattaaaattaagaaaacaaataaaattttcctaaaaaaacatCTTGCATCAGTATTGACACTAACAAGAGCGAATGGTAAAGAGGTTTATTACAtgtcaaaatcttaaaaaattaaaaacaccatAAGTATAGGGAGACttttaatttacttaattttattcatttatatctCTACTTgcaaaatacttaattttattacaaCTCTATTAtatagggaaaaaaagaaaaaataattagaaaagcaTCATCATACaaaattggaaaataaaaatagaaaaacataaaattaactaaggaaaatatctaattttctaaaaaagctCTTGTATTGGTCTCCAAGGATCGGAAGGAACTCATTCTCGAATTCAAGTCTTAGAAAGAAATTGGCATCCATCATGAAAACCTTTTTATGTGTGGGTCACCTCATTATAAGACCTTAACACAACACCTTTGTATGAGATGCATCATCATGGATCTTAAACATAACAAATTCGTACAGGTTGTTTCATCGTGGGTTACATCACTAGGATTTTCATTAACAAGAATTAATGTAGACATAACCAATATTTAGTTCCTAGATGTTTCTTTCCCAAGACAAATCCTCTTTATCCCCTTTCACATGAGCACATTCTATTTAATGACCTCTTTTAACCATGACTGTTTAGTAGCACACAATAAGCAAATAATTAACTATCAAGGTTTTTTGGGCTGTAATACCAATTGATGTAGATAAAAGCAAATGATAAAAGGGTTTATTACATATCAGAAccctcaaagaaaaaaaaaaacaccacaagTATAAAGAGActctcaaaatatttaattttatccattcATGTCTGCAATTGCTAAAAGGCTATTACAaccttttatatagaaaaaaaaaactagtaaacactaataatactaaatataaaaaataaacaaggaaaatcattcccttcaaaaagaaaaaaaaataaaaacgtaTCATAAtacaaaattagaaataaaaatagaaaaaaatataaaattaactaaaaaaatatctattttcttaaaaaagctCATGCATTACATATGTTAAAAGCTTATACAGAAAAACTTTAAGCACAAAGAGAGTTAAAACTGTCTTAGCTCTCacatataaaaaacatcataaattactattcattttgatttatattttcttttataattactaattttaatatctaaaattttagaattgggATTGAAACATTTACattaaaatcttattattattgataactAAGactaacaataaataaaagattttggTACCACAAGTTCATCATGCAAATCACATACTCAATCTTTACTAGATTTATGTGCTTTAAatctggatttttttaatataaaaactaaaatataaaattttagctaTCCTATATGTATACAACTGTTAAATTAAGTCTAAATACATGctattcactttttaaaaaaaaattaaaactaatcagcctaaaagaaaaaataatttttgtct is drawn from Populus nigra chromosome 5, ddPopNigr1.1, whole genome shotgun sequence and contains these coding sequences:
- the LOC133693288 gene encoding uncharacterized protein LOC133693288, with the translated sequence MDAQKSSQTKLTRTQSSLLRSSPTIRSSIHSLTSVAEEDVIKTQQHQHQKLEDGLDEQKKVKLHRSGSTPRRTGSTRFTPVLTLVSLIFFTLFSLSFFFFFYLRREEISTSENLLLALIFVAIILFFASKNKNLINQNLIVFKQLWEQSTKRFNFSTSRTKSKQVQWFIGDPNVSNNSKGKKLEKRIIREGIEFYSNGDFYEGEFHKGRCNGSGVYNFFVNGRYEGDWIDGRYDGYGIESWARGSRYRGQYRQGLRHGYGVYRFYTGDSYAGEWFNGQSHGVGVQTCADGSCYVGEFKCAVKHGLGVYHFRNGDRYAGEYFGDKMHGFGVYHFANGHCYEGSWHEGRKQGYGMYTFRSGDTRCGEWNGGTLKNPLPFLSDAVLRAVQAARKTAENAIHLRRVDEQVNKAVHAANRAATAARVAAVKAVQNRIDGKFCETNV